Below is a genomic region from Henckelia pumila isolate YLH828 chromosome 3, ASM3356847v2, whole genome shotgun sequence.
CTAccaataactaaacatgttctcaTTGACTACACGACACATACATGATAATATTTTAGATGTTAAAATCATATTGGAAACACAAATAGATCAACGTtgtgtaaaatatttaaattttaacattatttaaattttaaatttaaattataaaaaattgttagttatttatttataataaagtatCACATATAATTAACCAACTAAAAAGTCACTCATTCCTAAATGATGCAAACTATAAATGAAACACAAACAACGAAATTGACTGCTACATAaattgtgcaacttaattgatttaattaaatttaataaataaaacacaaaaatttaaaaatattgagcaaccttaaaaataaataatccaaATTTACCTCTATTTTTGCTCCAATTTTTCCACACATTATTCACGCCAAAATCACACACCAAGAACCAATAAAGTGTTTAATCGAAAATTCATAGTACAATCTTTTAACCTTTTTATTGGCtcttttaattgaatttttaaatctaATTATTGAAGGATATATAATAATTCTAAATATTGTCtcctttatattattattattattattattattattattattattattagtttttattttttgaatctaATTTTTATATTGGTTGATATTTTGATTGcccaatttattattattattatttttatttttattattattaattggtATTAATGACATAACACAATTATAAACAAGTGTATTAATGACATAACACAATTCTAAACATTGGCTCTTTTATATAGATAatagatttattattattaattggtATTAATGACATAACACAATTTTAAACATTGGCTCTTTTatatagataataataataatagatatttTCGACCAACAAATACGAGAGGGAAGTTTCACCTTTCCCCTAAGATAATACCCAAAAATTGAATCTAAAATGCATATTTTCAGAACATATTGAGAAGGATCTGATTCCGAAAATATAATTGTAGTTTCAATTAACAAAAAGATTATACAATTACCAGCTGGTTGGCAAAACATGGATAGAGGAACATGTGAGGACATGTTGCTAAGCCTATCGGAGTTTATCAAAGTCGACAGCTGCAACACAGGCATCATAGTTCCAAGTACGGTTTTctacataaaatatatttaagggGGGAAAACATGAATTCTCTGCAAATAATCATAAGCACCAAAGAGAACATTTTCATCAGATCCAGCAGGCTGATATTGTACACAAGAACACGTTCAACAAAAACAGAGAAAAGGTAGCAAACCAAATGACTCGTACCTCAACGATTCAAGGCCTCATGACATATTCGAAGAAAAATTGTAACAATTTTAAAGAGAAACGGATACAAAGCAGGTGTTAATACTAGTTTGTGAGCTCCATAATGGCAGAGACAATATCTCCATCTGCATCCTTGAGTGATTTGACTGCTCTGGCTCTCGAAACCCCGGCCTGCGTCATCACGAGCTCTATGTCCTTAGGTTCAACTCCAGTCTCGTCAACATCTTCATCATCCTGAGGTGCACATGCTGCCTCAGTCTTGGGGACAATGTTATTGAGATTAGGAGTCTTAAACTGCTCCGCAGCCTGAGTCTGCAATTGTGAACTCAAATCCTCGATCTTTGCCTCTCCAAATATTACATAAGTGTCTGAATTTGGGCTCTTAAACACATCTGGTTTTGAGATGACAAACAGGATCTGAAACATTGGTGACACAGATACTGAAATGTCAGTTGACATGCTAGAACATGATTGAGGCAGTTATATATCAAATTATTAACATGACAATGACAAAAATGGGAGTGGTACAAACATTCTTGCTCTTTTTAACAGTGACTCGGCTGACCCCAGGGATGGACTTCATTCCTAGCTTTAGCATTGCCTTGCGGCTCTTCTTCTCACTTCGGCTCTGCTTTGACCTACCACTGGCATCTTCTTGTCCTACCAAAAGAAACAAGAACAGCTTGGTTCAGGTTGCAATTACGATACATAAACACTAAAGTCTACATGGAAGAGCAAACAAAACAGTTCCAGAGATTTGTGATCTGATGGCGTTATAATGTCATCACTCTTTGCTAGGGTACCACATCAGTTAAGTAATTACTATTTACCCGATTACAAGCATGGAAATCAAAAAACTACGCAGCTTTTGAGCAATAAGGTGTTCGCAGGCATTAGCAGTGGAAGTTCAAAGATGCTTCATGCTTGGATTGTCTTGCTTTCTGACTTTCTATTGTTTCACCAACTGGAGACACAAACACATCACTTTTATATCACAACTCCCCAACACAGTTTGTTTCGCGATCACCAAAATGAGACTTCGAAATCGTTTCTCCAACAGTCATTTGAGAAGTGTGGAAACTTAACAAGCAAGATAGAAAGAAAGGAGATTGTCTCTTAATAGCAAATCATACCATCCAAACTCGCCATCAACATGGACGCATTGCATTAACAAAATAGTGGTAAAAAACTCAAAGCACTTCTCAGTGTAATGCAATTTAGAgacaattataaataaaaaaaagaaatttgaaGTAGAAAGGAATTAAAAACCACAGAAGAGATAAGGGGTGGCTTTAGGAAAAGCCATAAAGATGTCACCACAAGATTACGGAGCTACTTTTTAATTATACGTAGGTGTTTATAGTAGCCCAATCAAGATAACTAATAGAATCTCATAAATATGAGGCAGGAAAGCAATTTCGTGACTCAACCAACGAGCACAAATAATTGAAGTTTGTTAAGGTCAAAACTAGATACAGCAAAATTCAGTGTACTTTATTTAGCAAGTGTAAACACAGTCAAGTTTATAACAggacaaaaaatttcaaaatcgaAAGGGTACATTACACATACCTTCGGCATCATCTTCGTCGCCTtcctcatcatcatcgtcgtcatcTTCATCCTCAATTAAAGGCTCATCATGCTGCAACATTGATAGAAATCAATAAAAAATCAGTTAGCCCAGAGCCGGCCCTGGGGCAGGGCTACCGGAGCTCCTGCCCgggcccaaaaattttgaaaaaaattagggGCCCAAaattctaaatatatatatttaataatatatcacATAAAATAATTCTAAAAATAAGTCCATTATACCCAAAATGTATAtcttcacaattttttttgtctgtcaaaatctcattctatacctataaaaaaaaaaattcgctcTGTGAATTGTTGAAGAGAAAGACCCTTGCCGCCTTGCGACACTTAGGTTTATATATTCACAATCTCACGATCGAAAACCCTTTCTTTTTATTGGCTCAGGtttgttaatttttattattgttatttagtGCGTTTTGGAGTAATCGTGGAAGACAAATTATGGTCGAAAGATAAACTTGAGGCAAAATTTATAGTTTTGCCCAGGGCCTCTAGACAACAAGGACCAGCTCCGAGTTAGCCATACACTTATGTTCCCTCAACCTCCCTCTCAATCAGTAACAGAACCAAAAAACTAAATTTTTCAAGCATTCCCTCACCCCCACACGCTGAATTGAAACGCGCTCATATTTATAGTCGGATACTCGTATGGGAGAATTATTTTGTTATAAAGAGTGTGTGGGGGTGCTATTCCCTTTTTCCCTGCACTAAGATTTTGGATAGGAAGAAAATTAGTTAATAAAATTTCTCACAGGACAAATTTTCCAACATAACCCACAAGAAAGCCTCAGCAAGTGTTTCTACGACGATCTCAAATCCTTCAACATTAGCTATAAGTACTGAATGGATTTAAAATTAGAAAATTAACACTCTATCACTATTAAAAggttttaaaaaattgttattGATGTCGATTACGAATGTAAAACATATCTTCTTCTATGGGATCTCACTTTTATAATCTcaaaacccatgaaactacagTTCGCCCAAACAACCCAATCATAACAAAGGGGGATATAAACAGATCAGAAGGAATACAGCAGCAACAATCTCAAGCAGCTCCCGACGAATATATTCAATCAGAAatccgtaaaaaaaaaaaaaaaaaaaaactggcaTAACAACGAAAAAATCGATTCGAAACAGAACAAATACAATTCAAAAACTACATATTCAATGCTTGAATCGGATAAACTTACATCAATCTTCTGTTGCTCGAGATGAGTCGCCAACAATTCTTCCTGCGATTGAGTCATGGTAAATTAGTTGAAGAAATGGAAGACGTTGTGCCAGCTTGTTTCAGTGAAGAGGAGAGGACATGAAACCCTCGATATATATAGAAAGTAGGCGTTGTTTGTAAGAACGTaccctttttctttctttttttttctggacaaatattattatttatttaaagataaaattaaaaaaaataccatAAAAAAGATATAACAAtcttgataaaaataaaaaatgatgaatatttatgaaataatgATGATGttaaatgttattattattaataaactACAGTGGATATTATCTACCAAAATTTCAGttaaataaaaatgattgatttaattataaaattaaaaaacggaactaaaataaatttttgagttTCGTATCcaattttttggaaaatcatACTATTATAAAAAAATCGAATATTAAGTTTTACTAATTACTTAATTTAACCGATATTTTTATAAAGATAACATAAATAAACCGAAACCAAATAGATCGATTTTGAAGGTAAGTTATTTTTTAATCCAAATTTTCGAATTGTATCGGTTCGATCAGTTATTTTTGTTTAACCAAAGTGTTTATCATCCTAATTTGCTagtgttgttattattattaatgttgtaaattttattaattttttagtttttaaatattttagcaGGTTTTATACCCAACCGATTGAAAATTTGAGATGTCTGAAAAAAGTTCgatgtatgtatatgtatatatatgtgtacaTATATACACATACTGTTGATAACATAAAAACTATCTCGCTATTATAACATTCTCACAAAAATGATCAAATCATCCTAATTTAATGCGTGTGTGTGCGCGTCAATACATTTTAGAATATAACTAATAATTCTCCGAGTAATATAATTATTTGATCAATTTTCATgttatttattcaaatttaaCATCGAAATCTAATTTACACTCGCATGCCTGCAAAATCACATGTATGTAAATAATTCGGAAATATGAACTAGGAAACTAATTTTGTATTGGTTACAGATAGTCGCTAGTTTTTCAATGTGATttcatttatttctaatgatgatgataataacAAAAAAGGGAAGTATGTTGCAAACTAGTGATtaatttaaattgaaaattaCAATATGGCGAACTTATGAACCAAATAACGTTGTGCTAAATTTCATCACAATCACAAATATCTTACCATCGAACATGCTAAATTTGACTTGTGATTTTACAATTAGGCAGACATTACTTGATCcttgaattaaaaaatatagagTTGCCAGGTGATAATAAAACTAAGATTGTGAATACCTACAAGTAGCTTAATTGCACAAATCAAAGGGTTGAGAAATCAGGGACTAGAGAAATAGAATCCTATTGAACTTTGATAATAAGAAATAGAATCCTATTGAGGTGATAAAGTTGGAAAATCAAATCATCACACTCTCATTTACCAGCTCTTCTTGTTACTGCCCCATTATGAATTACCTGCATCACTTCCCTCCCTGCCCCCATCCACCTCCACTTTCTTTCTTAGTACTGCCACTTCCCCATCCACCTGCGTTTCCACCACCAGCGCTTTCATTGCCACCGCAACTACCCCACCCACCAGCACTTGCATTACCACCCCCAGGCACTTGAACTGCCACCGTGACCACCAGTATTGGCACTGCCGCCACCAGCACTGTCACTACCGCTACCTCTACCTCCCACGCACCAAAACCTCCACTTCCATCTCCACCACCACCCCAACCAGCACTTCTGCCTTTGCTACCACCTGAAGCAACGCCATGCTTGCCACCCCAACCAGAACCTCCAACTTCAGTACCACCTGAAGTACTATGGCTGCTACCCCAATCAGTACCAGGTTTGTCATGTCCACCTATCCAACCACCAGTGCTTCCTCTGCCACCACCCCAACCACTGGTGCTTCCACTTCCAGTACCTCCAACCCTGCCATCAGTGCTTCTGCTGCTACTTCCACCACGCCAACCACCAGTGCCTCCACTTTGACCACCTCTGCCACCAGTTGAAGCACCACGGCCGCCGCCCCAACCAGCACCTCCACCTTTGGTACCCCCTGAAGCACCATGGCTGCCACCCCAATCATCACCAGCACTATCACGTCCACCTCCTTTCCAACCACCACCACTTCCTCCATCACCACCGCCACTTCCCCAACCGCTACCTCTATCTCCATCACCAGCACTTTTATGGTTACCATCACCACCCCAACCACCTGCGCTTCCACTCC
It encodes:
- the LOC140890531 gene encoding nascent polypeptide-associated complex subunit alpha-like protein 1, which encodes MTQSQEELLATHLEQQKIDHDEPLIEDEDDDDDDEEGDEDDAEGQEDASGRSKQSRSEKKSRKAMLKLGMKSIPGVSRVTVKKSKNILFVISKPDVFKSPNSDTYVIFGEAKIEDLSSQLQTQAAEQFKTPNLNNIVPKTEAACAPQDDEDVDETGVEPKDIELVMTQAGVSRARAVKSLKDADGDIVSAIMELTN